A window of Paenibacillus polygoni contains these coding sequences:
- a CDS encoding MGDG synthase family glycosyltransferase — translation MTKKRVLLLSEGFGAGHTQAAYALSSSLRRLSSDVQTKVLELGSFLNPHVAPLIINAYKRTITKQPKLVALMYRKQYKKPINRFATLALHRLFYTHTRSIVRQLKPDIIVCTHPIPSAVIARLKRLGVEVPLCTVITDYDVHGTWISPEVDRYLVSTTEVQLKLINRGVPKSKIQVTGIPVHPNFWEHPSREEIRLKFELKDMPTVLVMDGGWGLMTDEIVNEYLAQWQQQVQLIYVLGNNDKARAHMEQNPLYQKPNIHIMGFTREIDKLMEVSDVLVTKPGGMTCSEGLAKGIPMLFHNPLPGQEEENCLYFTEQGLGEPITSLEVVEKWMNRLLSEYETIVETRERHLKEIEKFHPMQSAKSIIEMVETRKVPF, via the coding sequence GTGACCAAAAAAAGAGTGTTGTTATTATCTGAAGGTTTCGGAGCCGGACATACTCAAGCAGCATACGCACTCTCGAGCAGTTTAAGGAGACTCTCATCTGATGTGCAGACGAAAGTGCTTGAATTAGGGAGTTTTCTCAACCCGCATGTTGCTCCCCTCATTATAAATGCTTACAAAAGAACGATTACAAAACAACCCAAGCTTGTTGCACTTATGTATCGAAAACAGTATAAAAAACCAATTAATCGTTTCGCAACGCTCGCATTACACAGGCTGTTTTACACCCATACTAGAAGCATTGTAAGACAGCTTAAACCTGATATCATTGTTTGCACTCATCCAATACCAAGTGCTGTCATCGCTCGTCTTAAGCGCCTTGGAGTTGAGGTTCCGTTATGTACGGTTATTACGGACTACGACGTTCATGGAACATGGATCAGCCCAGAAGTTGATCGTTATCTCGTTTCAACCACGGAAGTCCAGCTCAAGCTTATAAACCGCGGTGTTCCAAAAAGTAAAATTCAGGTAACCGGCATTCCGGTCCATCCTAATTTTTGGGAACATCCAAGCCGTGAAGAGATCCGTCTCAAATTTGAGCTGAAAGATATGCCTACGGTTCTAGTTATGGATGGCGGCTGGGGTCTGATGACCGATGAAATTGTCAATGAGTACCTTGCTCAGTGGCAACAACAGGTTCAATTAATCTACGTGCTGGGGAATAACGACAAAGCGAGAGCCCATATGGAGCAAAATCCTCTTTATCAAAAACCCAACATCCATATCATGGGATTCACGAGAGAAATCGACAAGCTAATGGAAGTATCCGATGTTCTAGTGACGAAACCTGGCGGAATGACTTGTTCAGAAGGACTCGCTAAAGGAATTCCAATGCTGTTTCATAACCCCTTACCGGGTCAGGAAGAAGAAAATTGTCTGTATTTCACAGAACAAGGACTTGGTGAACCCATCACTTCTTTAGAAGTTGTCGAGAAATGGATGAACCGTCTTCTTAGTGAGTATGAGACCATTGTCGAAACAAGAGAGCGTCATTTAAAAGAGATTGAAAAATTCCACCCGATGCAGAGTGCAAAAAGCATCATTGAAATGGTAGAAACAAGAAAGGTGCCTTTCTAA
- a CDS encoding glycosyltransferase family 2 protein: MFNAIFVTFQVILAFLAVYQFSFSLFGLIKKKKKQQFPPNKSFAVLVAAHNEAEVIGALLENMKKLDYPKELYDVFVICDNCTDNTAEIVREHGMNACVRVNPEQRGKGYAIEWMLKELWSMPKQYDAIVMFDADNLAATNFLQEMNNDLNRGARVIQGYIDTKNPEDSWITAAYGISYWYINRLWQLSRHNLNMANFLGGTGMCFESKLLKEMGWGATSLVEDLEFTMRAVERDVYPVFNYDAKVFDEKPLTFKASARQRLRWMQGHFTVARRYFFPLIWKSIKQGSLVKFDLAVYSANVYVVLLTFLMTAVSLIDITLFKGPNIINIYGYLPLWVGFTAILANVVTFLASLALEKVKIKKVYTSLILFPIYLLSWYPITLYAFFTQNNKQWSHTKHTRVVRLEEVQSKQG; encoded by the coding sequence ATGTTTAATGCGATATTTGTGACGTTCCAAGTGATCTTGGCGTTTCTTGCTGTGTATCAGTTTAGTTTTTCTCTGTTCGGTCTGATTAAAAAGAAAAAGAAACAACAGTTTCCGCCGAACAAGTCATTTGCTGTATTGGTTGCTGCTCACAATGAGGCAGAAGTTATTGGAGCATTGCTTGAGAATATGAAGAAGCTTGATTATCCAAAAGAGTTGTACGATGTGTTTGTAATCTGTGACAACTGTACAGATAATACAGCTGAAATTGTTAGAGAACATGGAATGAATGCTTGTGTCAGAGTGAACCCAGAACAACGCGGTAAAGGTTATGCGATTGAATGGATGCTCAAAGAACTATGGAGCATGCCAAAACAATATGATGCAATCGTTATGTTTGACGCAGATAATTTGGCAGCTACAAATTTCCTTCAAGAAATGAATAATGATTTAAATCGCGGAGCTCGCGTTATCCAAGGATATATCGATACTAAGAATCCGGAAGACTCCTGGATTACAGCTGCTTACGGTATTTCTTACTGGTATATTAACCGTTTGTGGCAGTTGTCCCGTCATAACCTGAATATGGCTAACTTTTTAGGTGGTACGGGTATGTGTTTTGAAAGTAAACTCCTTAAAGAAATGGGCTGGGGAGCTACATCCCTGGTAGAAGATCTTGAGTTTACGATGCGTGCTGTTGAACGTGATGTGTATCCTGTATTCAACTATGACGCGAAGGTGTTCGATGAGAAGCCACTTACGTTCAAAGCATCTGCAAGACAACGTCTACGCTGGATGCAAGGTCACTTCACGGTAGCAAGAAGATATTTCTTCCCGCTGATTTGGAAGAGTATCAAACAGGGCAGCTTGGTTAAATTTGACCTTGCTGTATATAGTGCGAACGTGTATGTCGTATTACTGACGTTTCTGATGACGGCGGTCAGCTTGATCGATATTACGTTGTTTAAAGGTCCGAATATCATCAATATTTACGGATACTTGCCATTATGGGTAGGATTTACTGCGATTTTGGCAAACGTTGTGACGTTCCTAGCGTCTCTTGCACTGGAGAAGGTGAAAATCAAGAAGGTGTATACCTCACTTATCTTGTTCCCGATCTACCTATTATCCTGGTATCCAATTACGCTGTACGCGTTCTTTACACAGAATAACAAACAGTGGAGCCACACGAAGCATACACGTGTTGTTCGCTTGGAAGAAGTACAAAGCAAACAGGGATAA
- a CDS encoding tRNA (mnm(5)s(2)U34)-methyltransferase produces the protein MGFRSILSCAHLWTAERLRPGDTAIDATVGTGADTLFLARTVGSKGHVFGFDIQEQAIDLAKNRFAGAADQDKFAPVTFFRQNHGDMRNYIPSHFHGHIGAIMFNLGYLPADQADPSVITLTATTISALEVSLDLLRPKGILTVVLYPGHKGGDEEAHAVSEWAAKLPIAIGQAVTYRQLQRATSPYLIAIEKK, from the coding sequence ATGGGTTTTCGATCCATTCTTAGTTGTGCACATCTTTGGACAGCGGAGAGGCTGCGTCCTGGAGACACAGCTATTGATGCTACAGTAGGGACAGGAGCAGACACTTTATTTTTGGCACGGACCGTTGGATCTAAGGGGCACGTCTTTGGCTTTGATATCCAAGAACAAGCAATTGACCTTGCAAAAAATAGATTTGCGGGTGCCGCTGATCAAGATAAATTTGCTCCCGTTACCTTTTTTAGACAAAATCATGGGGATATGAGAAATTATATCCCTTCCCATTTCCATGGTCATATCGGGGCCATCATGTTCAATCTTGGATATCTGCCGGCGGATCAAGCTGATCCTTCTGTTATTACGCTTACTGCAACTACGATTTCTGCTTTGGAAGTATCCCTTGATTTACTTCGACCCAAAGGAATCCTGACTGTCGTATTGTATCCCGGACACAAAGGCGGCGATGAAGAAGCACATGCAGTTAGTGAATGGGCTGCAAAACTTCCTATAGCTATTGGTCAAGCAGTTACATACAGACAGTTGCAGAGAGCTACTTCCCCTTATCTCATCGCTATTGAGAAAAAGTAA
- the trmB gene encoding tRNA (guanosine(46)-N7)-methyltransferase TrmB: MRLRGRKGIRENLEEQKDLVILNPADYKGKWSELFGNDRPIHVEFGMGKGQFISQMSYRNKEVNYIGIDMYDELVRRASDKARSAWEPEGVETPPNLKLALANIEDILDVFEKGEVERIYLNFSDPWPKSKHARRRLTHPRFLDKYKEVLNSLGQIHFKTDSETLFEFSLNSFADYGLQMTNISLNLHRDGINEEHVMTEYEQKFMGKGMNIHRVEVIIGEQALAEYNASRLKKYRLTESTGKQDPEQN; the protein is encoded by the coding sequence ATGCGTTTAAGGGGCAGAAAAGGGATTCGCGAAAATTTAGAAGAACAAAAAGATCTTGTTATTCTGAATCCTGCTGATTATAAAGGGAAATGGTCAGAATTGTTTGGAAACGATAGACCAATTCACGTGGAATTCGGTATGGGTAAAGGACAGTTTATCAGTCAGATGAGTTATCGCAACAAGGAAGTCAACTATATCGGAATCGATATGTATGATGAACTTGTTCGTCGTGCAAGTGATAAGGCTAGATCAGCTTGGGAGCCAGAAGGTGTCGAAACTCCGCCAAACCTTAAATTGGCACTCGCAAACATTGAAGATATTCTTGATGTCTTTGAAAAAGGGGAAGTGGAACGGATTTACTTAAACTTTAGTGATCCGTGGCCTAAATCCAAACATGCAAGAAGAAGACTGACTCATCCGCGTTTTCTTGATAAGTACAAAGAGGTGCTGAATAGTTTGGGGCAGATTCACTTCAAGACGGACTCGGAGACTCTATTTGAGTTTTCACTTAACTCATTTGCTGATTATGGTCTTCAAATGACGAATATCTCTCTTAACTTGCACCGGGATGGAATCAATGAAGAGCATGTAATGACCGAATATGAACAGAAATTTATGGGCAAAGGAATGAACATTCACCGCGTAGAGGTTATTATCGGAGAACAAGCCCTTGCTGAATATAATGCTTCGCGTCTGAAGAAGTATCGTTTAACAGAAAGTACAGGCAAACAAGACCCAGAACAAAATTAA
- the rplT gene encoding 50S ribosomal protein L20 — MARVKGGFVVRRRHKKVLKLAKGYFGSKHRIFKTANEQVMKSMVYAYRDRRTTKRNFRKLWIVRINAAARMNGLSYSKFMHGLKLAGVDMNRKMLADLAVNDINAFNSLAVVAKEKVNA, encoded by the coding sequence ATGGCAAGAGTAAAGGGCGGATTCGTTGTTCGTCGTCGTCATAAAAAAGTATTGAAACTTGCTAAAGGTTATTTTGGTTCTAAACACCGTATCTTTAAAACTGCTAATGAACAAGTAATGAAATCCATGGTATATGCATACCGTGACCGTCGTACTACAAAACGTAACTTCCGTAAATTGTGGATCGTTCGTATCAATGCAGCAGCTCGCATGAACGGATTGTCTTACAGCAAATTCATGCACGGTTTGAAACTCGCTGGAGTAGACATGAACCGTAAAATGCTCGCTGATCTTGCAGTGAACGATATCAATGCATTCAACTCTTTGGCTGTTGTAGCTAAAGAAAAAGTGAACGCATAA
- a CDS encoding type I phosphomannose isomerase catalytic subunit, whose translation MHKPYPLQFQPEFKERVWGGRALEQFGLTIPDGHIGEGWMIADHPNGTTKVLNGELAGLGLDEIRETYGRDWLGNKGVSEQGGRFPLLIKLLDCNDDLSIQVHPTDDYAGLPKGELGKTEMWYVLDAKPDAKIIYGLKENVTHDQLRDALENGTVMDTLQEVPVEAGDSFFIPAGTVHALCAGVLVAEIQQNSDTTYRIFDYNRPGLDGKPRELHIEDSLNVTVFKNTGATSMKTNQAVPGEWLTLASCPYFVVEKGMVNRSWNLSTSEDSFTILVVCEGSGQLFWNDTEVLDLKAGQCYLLPSSLGNYQLDGNTTVLRSYLP comes from the coding sequence ATGCATAAGCCTTACCCGTTGCAATTTCAGCCCGAGTTTAAGGAAAGAGTATGGGGCGGTCGTGCTTTAGAACAATTTGGTCTTACGATACCTGATGGACATATTGGGGAAGGTTGGATGATTGCTGATCATCCCAATGGAACAACAAAAGTGCTTAACGGGGAACTCGCTGGTCTTGGACTTGACGAAATAAGAGAAACATACGGACGGGATTGGCTTGGTAACAAGGGAGTTTCCGAACAAGGAGGCCGCTTCCCTCTACTCATTAAGTTGCTTGATTGTAATGATGATCTATCCATACAGGTTCATCCTACCGATGATTACGCGGGACTTCCAAAAGGAGAACTCGGCAAAACAGAAATGTGGTATGTGCTTGATGCCAAACCGGATGCAAAAATTATATATGGATTAAAAGAAAATGTTACTCACGATCAGCTTCGTGATGCGCTAGAAAACGGTACGGTAATGGATACCCTGCAGGAAGTCCCCGTAGAAGCAGGAGACTCCTTCTTTATCCCAGCAGGTACGGTTCATGCCTTATGTGCCGGCGTGTTAGTTGCTGAAATTCAGCAAAACTCTGACACAACCTACCGTATTTTTGATTACAACCGACCTGGTCTTGACGGCAAACCTCGTGAACTTCATATCGAAGATTCTTTAAACGTAACCGTGTTCAAAAATACAGGAGCTACTTCAATGAAAACAAATCAGGCTGTTCCTGGTGAATGGCTTACTCTTGCTTCCTGCCCTTATTTTGTCGTTGAAAAAGGAATGGTAAATCGTTCTTGGAACCTGTCGACTAGTGAAGATAGTTTTACGATCCTCGTTGTCTGTGAAGGCAGCGGTCAATTATTCTGGAATGATACGGAAGTACTTGATCTAAAAGCGGGACAGTGTTATTTACTGCCTTCTAGCCTGGGAAATTACCAACTTGATGGAAATACAACGGTTTTACGCTCTTATCTCCCCTAA
- a CDS encoding alpha/beta fold hydrolase: protein MQEYTFQMLDSDEVNVFVYRWAPEEEMPIKGIVQVAHGMSETAKRYKELAECLTNHGFIIYANDHRGHGKTAFDQGMLGDGGPDAFKWMVKDMGELGKFIQQEHPGLPIFLLGHSMGSFLTQKVMYTGPDLYAGYILTGSNGKRSLLKFGQLLAQLQSLIQGKQRRSFLLNAVVFGGFNRSFRPAATPFDWLSRDEQEVRKFIDDPLCGSLCTARFYQGFFELLMEIHLPHHLADIPKDKPVYIFSGGNDPVGMYGKGVLNLVEMYKELGIRDLEYRIYPEGRHEMLHEINRKEVEEHVADWLLRHVTPSPSPSPSV, encoded by the coding sequence ATGCAGGAATATACGTTTCAAATGCTGGACAGCGATGAGGTCAATGTCTTTGTGTATCGGTGGGCTCCGGAAGAGGAAATGCCTATCAAAGGAATTGTCCAGGTTGCACACGGGATGTCCGAAACAGCGAAACGCTATAAAGAACTGGCTGAATGCTTAACTAATCACGGGTTCATCATTTATGCCAATGATCATCGTGGTCATGGTAAGACAGCCTTTGATCAAGGGATGTTAGGAGACGGCGGACCAGATGCTTTTAAATGGATGGTCAAAGATATGGGCGAACTAGGAAAATTCATACAACAGGAGCATCCTGGCTTACCTATTTTTCTACTAGGACACAGTATGGGTTCCTTCCTTACCCAAAAGGTAATGTATACAGGTCCTGATCTGTATGCAGGCTATATTCTAACCGGTTCCAACGGAAAAAGGAGTTTACTGAAGTTCGGTCAACTCCTTGCTCAACTCCAAAGTCTTATTCAGGGAAAACAACGTCGAAGTTTTCTTCTCAATGCCGTCGTGTTCGGTGGATTTAACCGATCATTCCGTCCTGCTGCTACTCCTTTTGACTGGTTATCAAGAGATGAGCAAGAAGTAAGGAAGTTTATAGATGATCCTTTATGCGGCTCACTATGCACTGCCCGCTTTTACCAAGGTTTTTTCGAACTGCTTATGGAGATTCACCTTCCACATCATTTAGCTGATATACCTAAAGATAAACCTGTCTACATCTTCTCAGGAGGAAATGATCCTGTGGGTATGTATGGCAAAGGTGTACTGAACCTAGTGGAAATGTATAAAGAACTAGGGATAAGAGATTTGGAATACCGAATTTACCCAGAAGGCAGGCATGAAATGCTGCATGAAATTAACCGCAAAGAAGTAGAAGAACATGTGGCCGATTGGCTCCTTCGTCATGTTACTCCTTCTCCTTCTCCTTCTCCTTCGGTATGA
- the rpmI gene encoding 50S ribosomal protein L35 — MPKMKTHSSLKGRFKITGTGKVKRYKAYRNHLLSHKSKRTKRVLAGSPVMAPGDVKRLKQGLANLK, encoded by the coding sequence ATGCCTAAAATGAAAACTCACAGCAGTCTGAAGGGTCGTTTCAAAATTACAGGTACTGGTAAAGTGAAACGTTACAAAGCATACAGAAATCACTTGCTTTCCCACAAATCCAAACGTACAAAACGCGTTCTTGCTGGTAGCCCTGTAATGGCACCTGGAGATGTTAAACGTTTGAAACAAGGTTTAGCTAACCTTAAATAG
- a CDS encoding BMP family lipoprotein, whose amino-acid sequence MKKVLSLSLSMILAASVALAGCGNDNSGSNSQGSDGNEGAAKSDVQIGMVTDVGGVNDKSFNQSAWEALQAVEAESGAKVKYLQSKSDSDYNTNLNEFVQNNYNLTWGIGFQLADAIKTVAEQNPESNLAIIDSVVDAPNVKSVTFAEEQGSFLVGVIAGKMTKTNKVGFVGGMNSPLIKRFEVGFREGVKAVNPDAKFIPTYTGNFDKPDEGKTAAATLYNDGVDIIFHAAGATGTGVFNEGLSRKKSGQDVWVIGVDKDQSIEFGDEITLTSMIKKVDEAVKKVSLELVNGTFEGGIEELDLADNAVGIAETSTANVPEDVLKLVDEYKEKIISGEIVVPTE is encoded by the coding sequence ATGAAGAAAGTATTGAGTTTGTCTCTAAGTATGATCCTTGCAGCATCAGTTGCACTTGCCGGTTGCGGTAATGACAACAGTGGCAGTAACTCGCAAGGTAGCGATGGTAACGAAGGAGCAGCAAAATCTGACGTACAAATCGGTATGGTAACGGATGTCGGCGGTGTAAACGACAAATCCTTTAACCAATCTGCTTGGGAAGCTCTGCAAGCTGTAGAAGCGGAATCAGGCGCAAAAGTTAAATATTTGCAGAGTAAATCGGATAGTGACTATAACACAAACCTAAACGAGTTCGTACAAAACAATTATAATCTTACTTGGGGAATTGGCTTCCAACTGGCCGATGCAATTAAAACGGTAGCTGAACAAAACCCAGAATCAAATCTAGCGATTATTGACAGCGTTGTTGATGCACCAAATGTGAAATCTGTTACTTTTGCAGAAGAACAAGGTTCTTTCCTCGTAGGTGTGATCGCTGGTAAAATGACAAAAACAAATAAAGTTGGTTTTGTCGGCGGTATGAATAGTCCGCTTATCAAGAGATTCGAAGTTGGTTTTAGAGAAGGTGTTAAAGCTGTAAATCCTGATGCTAAGTTTATTCCTACGTACACTGGTAACTTTGATAAACCGGACGAAGGAAAAACGGCAGCAGCAACACTTTACAACGATGGAGTAGATATTATTTTCCACGCTGCTGGTGCTACAGGTACTGGGGTGTTTAACGAAGGTCTCTCCCGTAAAAAATCCGGCCAAGATGTGTGGGTAATCGGTGTAGATAAAGACCAATCTATCGAGTTTGGTGATGAAATCACACTGACGTCCATGATCAAAAAAGTAGACGAAGCAGTAAAAAAAGTATCACTTGAGTTAGTAAACGGTACTTTCGAGGGTGGAATTGAAGAGCTTGACCTTGCCGACAACGCTGTAGGTATTGCTGAGACTTCAACAGCTAACGTTCCTGAAGATGTTCTGAAACTCGTTGACGAGTATAAAGAAAAAATCATCAGCGGCGAAATTGTTGTTCCAACTGAGTAG
- a CDS encoding TIGR01212 family radical SAM protein (This family includes YhcC from E. coli K-12, an uncharacterized radical SAM protein.) translates to MNLPTSSPLLWGDKRFHTWNYEMREQFDNKVFKVMLDAGFTCPNRDGSIAKGGCTFCSARGSGDFAGSRRNDLVTQFNTIRDRQHQKWPNAKYIGYFQAYTNTYAPVEELREYFEVILKQPGVVGLSIATRPDCLPDDVVEYLAELNERTYLWIEMGLQTIHDSTSQLINRAHDTKCYIEAVEKLRKHNIRVCTHIIHGLPQETHEMMLETTRAVANMGVQGIKIHLLHLMRKTPMVKQYEAGLLRFLEQDEYIKLIVDSLEILPPDMIVHRLTGDAPRDLLIGPMWSLKKWEVLNGIDAELKARNTWQGKYWRGY, encoded by the coding sequence ATGAATTTACCAACTTCCTCCCCACTACTCTGGGGAGATAAACGATTCCACACATGGAACTATGAAATGCGGGAGCAGTTTGACAATAAGGTATTTAAAGTCATGCTTGACGCTGGTTTTACTTGTCCGAACCGAGACGGCTCGATCGCCAAAGGCGGCTGTACGTTCTGCAGCGCGAGAGGGTCTGGCGATTTTGCGGGATCAAGACGAAACGATTTGGTAACGCAGTTTAATACGATCCGCGATCGCCAGCATCAAAAGTGGCCGAATGCAAAATACATTGGTTATTTCCAGGCGTATACAAACACTTATGCTCCTGTTGAAGAACTGCGAGAATATTTTGAAGTGATTTTAAAACAGCCGGGAGTCGTTGGCTTATCGATCGCGACACGTCCCGACTGTTTACCAGATGACGTGGTTGAGTATCTTGCTGAACTCAATGAACGGACCTACCTATGGATTGAAATGGGTCTGCAGACGATCCATGATTCAACTTCACAGTTAATTAACCGGGCACATGATACAAAATGCTATATTGAAGCTGTTGAAAAGTTAAGAAAACACAATATCCGTGTATGTACACACATTATTCACGGACTTCCTCAAGAGACCCATGAAATGATGCTTGAGACAACAAGAGCAGTAGCAAACATGGGTGTACAAGGAATCAAGATTCATCTTCTTCATCTTATGCGCAAGACACCGATGGTAAAACAATACGAAGCAGGTCTTCTTCGTTTTCTGGAGCAAGATGAATATATAAAACTTATTGTAGATTCACTGGAGATTTTGCCGCCGGACATGATTGTTCACCGCCTAACCGGGGATGCTCCAAGAGATCTTTTAATTGGTCCCATGTGGTCCCTTAAAAAGTGGGAAGTATTAAATGGTATTGACGCCGAGCTAAAAGCTCGTAATACTTGGCAAGGGAAATACTGGAGGGGATATTAA
- the infC gene encoding translation initiation factor IF-3 — MINDEIRSKEVRLVGAEGEQIGITPIREALQMAADLNLDLVNVAPQAKPPVCRIMDYGKFRYEQQKKEKEARKNQKIVDIKEVWFRSNIEEHDYQTKLRNVVKFLKDGDKVKCSVRFRGREIAHADIGQKILERVKAEVAEISSIERQPKLEGRSMIMILAPKA; from the coding sequence ATGATTAACGATGAAATTCGGTCGAAGGAAGTTCGTTTGGTTGGAGCTGAAGGGGAGCAAATTGGAATAACACCAATTCGCGAAGCATTGCAGATGGCTGCAGATCTCAACTTAGACTTGGTGAATGTAGCACCGCAAGCGAAACCGCCGGTATGTCGTATTATGGACTACGGTAAGTTCCGTTATGAGCAACAAAAGAAAGAAAAAGAAGCACGCAAGAATCAAAAGATTGTGGACATTAAGGAAGTATGGTTCCGTTCTAACATTGAGGAACACGACTACCAAACAAAACTTCGCAATGTAGTTAAGTTCTTGAAGGACGGCGACAAAGTGAAGTGCTCCGTCCGCTTCCGCGGACGTGAGATTGCCCATGCGGATATCGGTCAAAAGATTTTGGAACGCGTTAAAGCAGAAGTTGCTGAGATCAGCAGCATCGAACGCCAACCAAAACTTGAAGGTCGAAGCATGATTATGATTTTGGCTCCTAAAGCTTGA
- a CDS encoding phosphatase PAP2 family protein, with protein sequence MSRFFVRLQAFEQKIFMWINGRLHNRFLNFWLYYLTHLGGATFTIAASLLIATLAPQPWKQAGYMACAALAISHIPVAAAKKLYPRIRPYLALPGTNTFRNPLSDHSFPSGHTTAIFSVTVPFMMIVPSVTSVLLPLASIVGFSRIYLGLHYPSDVLAGAVIGTSVALGTVAFWP encoded by the coding sequence ATGAGCCGTTTTTTCGTAAGACTACAAGCATTCGAACAAAAAATTTTTATGTGGATTAACGGACGTCTTCATAACCGTTTCCTGAATTTTTGGCTTTACTACTTAACTCATTTGGGTGGGGCAACGTTTACGATTGCAGCTTCTCTTCTCATAGCTACACTCGCACCTCAGCCATGGAAACAAGCTGGTTATATGGCTTGTGCCGCCTTAGCGATTAGTCATATCCCTGTTGCAGCAGCAAAGAAGCTGTATCCTAGGATTAGACCTTATCTAGCGCTGCCTGGTACAAATACGTTTCGTAATCCCTTATCTGATCATTCTTTCCCGTCCGGTCATACCACCGCGATTTTTTCTGTCACGGTTCCTTTTATGATGATCGTACCCAGTGTAACCTCCGTCCTACTGCCATTAGCAAGCATTGTTGGTTTCTCAAGAATTTATCTTGGATTACATTATCCTTCTGACGTACTCGCTGGAGCAGTAATTGGGACTTCCGTTGCACTCGGAACGGTTGCATTTTGGCCATAA